In one window of Vicia villosa cultivar HV-30 ecotype Madison, WI unplaced genomic scaffold, Vvil1.0 ctg.002321F_1_1, whole genome shotgun sequence DNA:
- the LOC131638482 gene encoding protein virilizer homolog isoform X1, which produces MGRPEQCVLFAHTFVHSHLDEYVDEVIFSEPVVVNACEVLEQSASSVAQAVPLVGATSPPSFAIEVFVHCEGETRFRRLCQPFLYSQSSSNVLEVEAVVTSHLVVRGSYRSLSLLIYGNTAEDLGQFNIEFDDNALTDLVDSTEGKLEDLPLALHSTNFAIEDSRSSLSVLSIPVPVADISLEVKLFLQLMLKILELSEIGNNGHIGDDGHKVVSTVVSAISSYISGDICESISGKYQIGKRAEKFEELHNVVNKARKELTDVYRGFKQKNEIEFSECSAEGHYFELETEILDSKTLVDMFNQINHFRRHSSSIGDHFLSRNEHALLGLSMAYLLCSGRESCFQFVNSGGMQQIEMFFSKDGQNSTTITLLLLGVVERATRYSVGCEGFLGWWPREDESIPSRFSEGYSHLLELILSKPRHDVASLATYLLHRLGFYEVASRYESAVLSVLGNTSTFGRVTDVTLNMLSSAEVLLRKLLKLINSRGPIEDPSPVACASRSLITGQTDGLLSYKTTSNLISSSSCCFSDWDIDSHLLGLLKERGFLSLSTALLSSSILRVERGHVMEIFMDVTSSIEAVILSFLFCRSGLIFLLQDPELSSTLIRAFRGGHHGNKEDSIPLRYASVLLSKGFSCSPVEIGTIIGMHLKMVNVIDRLLSSNPQSEEFLWVVWELSALSRSDCGRQALFSFGNFPEAVSILIEALSSTKESESVGKNSGSSPVNLTIFHSVAEIIEAIVTDSTSSSLGSWIGHATELHRALHFSSPGSNRKDAPSRLLEWIDAGVVYHKHGGIGLLRYAALLASGGDAQLSSTSVLVSDLTDVENVVGESSGGSDINVMENLGKFTSEKSFDGVTLRDSSLSQLTTALRILSFISENPTVAASLYDEGAVTVIYAILVNCRFMLERSSNNYDYLVDEGTECNATSDLLLERNRELSIVDLLVPSLMLLITLLQKLQEAKEQHRNTKLMNALLRVHREISPKLAACAAELSSPYPDYAIGYGAVCHLIASSLAFWPVYGWSPGLYHTLLASVQGTSLLTLGPKETCSLLYLLIDLFPEEDIWLWIGGMPLLTTRRMLAVGTLLGPHKEKHVNWYLESGPLGKLISQLAPHLDKIAEIVQHHAISALVVIQDLLRVFVTRIAFQNVTYASMLLQPILSSIASHVSESSPSDTDAYKVLRLLDFLVSLLEHPLGKGLLLSLGTLETLTKVLDRSLIIVDGKPTPDGRSSVKYNFNFFSWSLPVFKFIMLLFNSETSQYYSRRHDSSNFFEKMSDEDYALILHYLLKSCQVLPVGKELLACVLAFKELASCSKGQMAFEAVLSGSHYNARELDQKDDMDVNYNVPSMAEWKKRPPLFSCWMKLLRSIDTMEGLSPYAIEAVYALSLGSLQFCMNGDSLISDRVVALKYLFGLSDDGTRSLDFPEENINCILDLSTILSSKATVDDCLVTSHLQIPLNQVSESVKSLYLVLQRPVGSMELGDVVLPQSDVLVFPKALHMLENSVEKIDNHLDVGGLGDKFLWECPETLPDRLTLTNLAAKKKLSAMDGPVRRGRGESFQADVSAFSRGLAPSTVSSGPTRRDSFRQRKPNTSRPPSMHVDDYVARERNVDGVTNVIAVPRTGSTGGRPPSIHVDEFMARQRERQNPSATVVGEAVGHLKNASPVKASDVEKSNKSKQLKTDLDDDLQGIDIVFDGEESDSDDKLPFLQLDDNLQQPAPVIVDQSSPHSIVEETESDAVDSSQFSRMGTPLDENVQSEFSSKMSGSRPDMSLTRESSVSSDRKYGEQGDDTKNALQAKISSGYDSATANSSFPQSTYNNPSTSMQLPVDSRIASQNFFLKNSPQRGGIATGFPGQYDPRFFPNQPPLPPMPPPPTISPVMSNGIDSVHSQSSSFINSPAGARRSVTFQGPSDYLSPFNNGSTASPYPSSVPMPDSKYSRNSISSPSGPSRPAPPLPPTPPPYATSPYNLPSIKTSVSQPASYNQASIGNTDLSQASIAPSGARLSSYPLNPSMMSLGYNRPASMPMTVFGNTSNQQQNESQSSFMQSMSVPQASFQSMHSVTQLQPLQPPQLPRPPQPPQLPRPPVQALQQLEQGITGQSNAPVHELQMLQRSQVSSMQTYYQTQQQQFSHEQQQQQVQHSQQTGDAQSQELSNAGMSLHEYFKSPEAIQSLLSDREKLCQLLEQQPKLMQMLQERLGQM; this is translated from the exons ATGGGTCGACCAGAACAATGCGTCCTCTTCGCTCATACCTTCGTTCATTCACATCTCGATGAGTACGTCGACGAG GTAATTTTTTCAGAGCCAGTTGTAGTCAACGCATGCGAGGTTTTGGAACAGAGTGCATCATCAGTTGCCCAAGCAGTACCACTTGTTGG GGCAACTTCACCTCCATCATTTGCCATAGAGGTGTTTGTTCATTGTGAGGGAGAGACGAGGTTTAGAAGACTTTGTCAGCCTTTTCTCTATTCACAGTCTTCATCAAATGTATTGGAAGTGGAG GCTGTTGTCACTAGTCATCTAGTTGTGAGGGGCAGTTATCGCAGTTTGAGCTTGCTTATATATGGAAACACAGCTGAGGACTTGGGTCAGTTCAACATTGAATTTGATGACAATGCGTTGACTGATCTTGTTGATTCTACTGAGGGGAAGCTTGAAGACCTGCCACTTGCATTGCATTCTACTAATTTTGCTATTGAAGATTCACGTTCTTCTTTGAGTGTCTTGTCTATTCCAGTTCCTGTAGCAGATATTTCTCTTGAAGTCAAACTTTTTTTACAGTTGATGTTAAAGATTTTAGAATTATCAGAGATTGGTAATAATGGACATATTGGGGATGATGGACATAAAGTTGTAAGTACTGTAGTATCGGCAATCTCTTCCTACATTTCTGGTGATATATGTGAATCAATCAGTGGGAAATATCAGATAGGGAAGAGAGCTGAGAAGTTTGAAGAGTTGCACAATGTTGTTAACAAGGCAAGAAAAGAGCTCACTGATGTCTATAGGGGTTTTAAGCAAAAAAATGAGATTGAATTCTCTGAATGTTCAGCGGAGGGACATTATTTTGAATTGGAGACTGAAATATTGGATTCCAAAACACTGGTGGATATGTTTAATCAGATTAATCATTTCAGAAGGCACTCTTCATCTATAGGAGATCACTTTCTTTCTCGG AATGAGCACGCTCTTCTAGGATTGAGCATGGCTTATTTACTATGTTCCGGTAGAGAGAGCTGTTTTCAGTTTGTTAATAGTGGTGGAATGCAGCAGATTGAAATGTTTTTTTCCAAGGATGGCCAGAATTCTACTACTATTACGCTTCTGCTTCTTGGTGTTGTAGAGCGGGCTACTAGATATTCTGTTGGATGTGAAGGCTTTTTAGGTTGGTGGCCTCGGGAAGATGAAAGCATCCCCTCTCGTTTTAGTGAAGGTTATAGCCATTTGTTGGAGTTGATACTGTCAAAACCTCGACATGATGTTGCCTCCCTTGCAACCTATTTGCTTCATCGCCTAGGATTTTATGAAGTTGCTTCAAGATATGAG TCTGCAGTTCTGTCTGTGCTGGGAAACACCAGTACTTTTGGCAGGGTAACGGACGTTACTTTGAATATGCTAAGTTCTGCTGAAGTTCTGCTCAGAAAGCTCCTG AAATTGATAAATTCACGTGGTCCAATTGAAGATCCTTCTCCCGTGGCCTGTGCAAGTAGATCCCTGATTACTGGTCAAACAGATGGATTGTTGTCATATAAAACAACTTCCAACTTGATCAGTTCTTCGAGTTGTTGCTTttcagattgggatattgattcACATTTACTGGGATTGCTAAAG GAGAGGGGATTTCTTTCATTATCAACTGCACTGTTGTCATCATCTATACTGCGTGTGGAAAGGGGTCATGTCATGGAGATATTCATGGATGTCACATCATCTATTGAGGCTGTGATTCTATCCTTTCTTTTTTGTCGTTCAG GCTTGATATTCCTATTACAGGATCCCGAACTTTCTAGTACTTTAATCCGTGCCTTTAGGGGTGGTCATCACGGCAACAAGGAAGATAGTATTCCGCTTCGCTATGCTTCTGTTTTGCTATCAAAAGGTTTCTCTTGTAGTCCAGTGGAGATAGGAACAATAATTGGGATGCATCTAAAAATG GTTAATGTGATTGATCGTTTGCTTTCATCAAATCCACAATCGGAAGAGTTCTTGTGGGTTGTGTGGGAACTGTCTGCTCTCTCAAG GTCTGATTGTGGGCGCCAAGCATTGTTTTCTTTTGGAAATTTTCCAGAG GCTGTTTCCATCTTGATTGAAGCATTAAGCTCTACCAAGGAATCGGAGTCCGTTGGGAAAAACAGCG GATCTTCACCTGTAAATCTTACAATATTTCATTCAGTTGCTGAGATTATTGAAGCTATTGTTACCGATTCCACATCATCATCTTTGGGTTCCTGGATTGGACATGCTACAGAACTTCATAGGGCTCTGCATTTCTCCTCTCCGGGTTCTAACAGAAAAGATGCCCCCTCACGGCTGTTGGAATGGATAGATGCTGGTGTAGTTTATCACAAACATGGGGGTATTGGTCTCCTACGTTATGCCGCTCTATTGGCTTCGGGAGGAGATGCCCAGTTAAGTTCAACTAGTGTCCTAGTTTCAGATTTGACTGATGTTGAAAATGTTGTTGGAGAGTCTTCCGGTGGCTCTGATATTAATGTCATGGAGAATCTTGGGAAGTTCACATCTGAGAAGTCTTTTGACGGCGTTACTCTTCGTGATTCTTCGCTATCACAGTTAACAACAGCATTGAGGATTTTGTCTTTTATTTCTGAGAACCCG ACTGTTGCTGCGTCTCTCTATGATGAAGGTGCTGTTACTGTTATTTATGCCATTTTGGTCAACTGCAGATTTATGCTTGAGAGGTCCTCAAACAATTATG ATTACCTTGTAGACGAGGGTACAGAGTGCAATGCTACATCAGACTTACTATTGGAGCGCAATCGTGAGCTGAGTATAGTTGATCTATTGGTTCCTTCTCTTATGTTACTGATTACACTTCTGCAGAAATTACAG GAAGCGAAGGAACAACACCGAAATACAAAATTAATGAATGCTCTTTTAAGAGTACACAGGGAAATAAG CCCCAAGCTAGCTGCATGTGCTGCAGAGTTATCATCTCCGTATCCTGATTATGCAATAGGTTATGGAGCTGTCTGTCATTTGATTGCGTCTTCCCTTGCCTTTTGGCCAGTATATGGCTGGAGTCCAGGTCTTTATCACACTCTTCTTGCCAGCGTTCAGGGTACTTCATTGTTGACTCTAGGTCCAAAAGAAACATGCAGTTTGCTCTATCTTTTG ATTGATTTGTTTCCCGAGGAAGATATATGGCTTTGGATTGGTGGAATGCCTTTGTTAACTACCCGAAGGATGTTGGCTGTTGGAACCCTATTAGGGCCTCATAAGGAGAAGCATGTGAACTGGTATTTGGAATCTGGACCCCTTGGGAAGCTGATTAGCCAATTGGCACCACACCTTGACAAAATTGCTGAGATTGTACAGCACCATGCTATTTCT GCATTAGTAGTCATTCAAGATCTGCTGCGTGTTTTTGTAACTCGCATTGCTTTCCAAAATGTTACTTATGCATCTATGCTCTTACAACCAATATTGTCATCGATCGCTAGTCATGTTTCAGAATCATCCCCATCAGACACTGATGCATACAAG GTTTTGAGGCTTCTTGATTTTCTTGTCAGTTTATTAGAGCACCCACTTGGAAAG GGCCTATTGCTGAGTCTGGGTACTCTTGAGACACTAACAAAAGTACTGGATAGATCTCTTATCATTGTTGATGGAAAGCCAACTCCTGATGGTAGAAGTTCTGTAAAATAcaactttaatttttttagttgGAGTCTCCCGGTGTTCAAGTTTATCATGCTTCTTTTTAATTCTGAAACTTCCCAATATTACTCCCGAAGACATGACTC gagtaatttttttgaaaagatgagTGATGAAGATTATGCCCTCATTTTacattatcttttgaaaagttGCCAG GTCCTACCTGTTGGAAAAGAGTTACTTGCTTGTGTTTTAGCTTTCAAAGAATTAGCTTCATGTAGTAAAGGTCAAATGGCATTTGAAGCAGTTCTTTCCGGCAGCCACTATAATGCTCGGGAGCTTGATCAGAAAGATGATATGGATGTAAATTATAATGTTCCTAGTATGGCAGAATGGAAAAAACGCCCTCCTTTATTTAGCTGTTGGATGAAGTTGTTGAGATCAATTGACACAATGGAGGGTTTGTCGCCTTATGCAATTGAAGCGGTCTATGCTTTATCTTTGGGGTCTCTACAGTTTTGCATGAATGGGGACAG TTTGATTTCTGACAGAGTTGTCGcattgaagtacctttttggacTTTCTGACGACGGGACAAGATCACTTGACTTTCCTGAAGAAAATATAAACTGCATACTAGATTTGAGTACTATCTTAAGTTCAAAGGCTACCGTGGATGATTGTTTGGTCACCTCTCACTTGCAAATTCCGTTAAACCAG GTTTCTGAGTCAGTGAAATCATTGTACTTAGTATTGCAAAGGCCTGTTGGTTCCATGGAGTTGGGTGATGTTGTTTTACCTCAAAGTGACGTTTTAGTATTTCCAAAGGCACTTCACATGCTTGAAAACAGTGTTGAAAAGATCGACAATCATCTCGATGTTGGAGGACTTGGCGACAAATTTCTTTGGGAATGTCCAGAAACATTACCTGATAGATTAACACTAACAAATCTTGCTGCCAAAAAGAAACTGTCAGCAATGGATGGACCAGTGAGGCGAGGCCGAGGAGAAAGTTTTCAAGCTGATGTTTCTGCTTTTTCACGTGGCTTAGCACCGTCTACTGTTTCCTCTGGTCCTACACGTAGGGATTCCTTCCGACAGCGCAAGCCGAATACCAGCAGACCACCATCTATGCACGTGGATGACTATGTGGCTAGGGAGAGGAATGTTGATGGGGTTACCAATGTAATAGCAGTGCCACGAACAGGATCTACTGGTGGGAGACCTCCATCAATCCATGTGGATGAATTTATGGCAAGACAAAGGGAACGTCAGAACCCTTCAGCAACAGTAGTGGGAGAAGCCGTGGGACATCTAAAAAATGCTTCTCCTGTGAAAGCTTCAGATGTAGAGAAGTCAAACAAATCTAAACAATTAAAAACGGATCTTGACGATGATCTTCAAGGAATTGATATAGTTTTTGATGGAGAGGAGTCTGACTCTGATGACAAATTGCCATTCCTTCAACTGGATGATAATTTACAGCAGCCTGCCCCAGTTATTGTTGACCAAAGTTCCCCCCACTCAATTGTTGAAGAGACAGAAAGTGATGCTGTTGATAGTAGTCAATTTTCTCGCATGGGTACTCCATTAGATGAAAATGTCCAGAGTGAATTTTCTTCAAAGATGTCTGGTTCACGACCTGATATGTCATTGACTCGTGAGTCAAGTGTTTCTTCAGACAGGAAATATGGCGAGCAGGGTGATGACACAAAGAATGCTCTTCAAGCCAAGATATCTAGTGGATACGATTCTGCAACAGCAAATAGTTCGTTCCCACAGTCTACTTACAACAATCCATCAACATCTATGCAATTACCAGTTGATTCAAGAATTGCTTCTCagaatttctttttaaaaaacagTCCGCAACGTGGTGGTATTGCTACAGGTTTTCCAGGACAGTATGACCCGAGATTTTTTCCGAACCAACCTCCTTTACCGCCCATGCCACCCCCACCAACAATCTCACCTGTAATGTCAAATGGTATCGATTCGGTGCATAGTCAGTCATCCTCATTCATTAATTCTCCAGCAGGTGCACGCCGTTCAGTTACATTTCAA GGACCATCAGATTATTTATCTCCATTCAACAATGGTTCAACTGCATCACCATATCCATCTTCTGTTCCCATGCCAGATTCCAAATATTCTAGGAATTCTATATCTTCCCCTAGTGGACCTAGTAGACCTGCTCCTCCCCTTCCTCCTACACCACCTCCTTATGCAACTAGTCCATATAATTTACCATCTATCAAAACTTCTGTCTCACAACCTGCTTCATATAATCAGGCAAGTATTGGGAATACTGATCTTTCTCAGGCCTCCATTGCTCCATCAGGAGCCAGATTGTCATCCTATCCATTAAATCCTTCGATGATGTCCTTGGGGTACAATAGGCCAGCTTCTATGCCAATGACTGTCTTCGGTAATACGTCAAATCAGCAACAGAATGAGAGCCAGTCAAGCTTCATGCAGAGTATGTCTGTCCCCCAAGCTTCCTTCCAGTCAATGCATTCAGTTACACAGTTGCAGCCACTGCAGCCCCCCCAGCTTCCACGTCCTCCACAACCACCTCAGCTTCCTAGGCCACCTGTTCAAGCTTTACAGCAGTTGGAACAAGGGATTACCGGACAGAGCAATGCTCCAGTACATGAGTTACAGATGCTGCAACGTTCTCAGGTTTCTTCAATGCAGACATATTATCAAACCCAGCAGCAACAATTTTCACATGAGCAGCAACAGCAGCAAGTCCAACATTCTCAACAAACGGGGGATGCTCAATCGCAGGAGCTTTCAAATGCTGGAATGTCATTACATGAGTACTTTAAGTCTCCAGAAGCCATTCAG TCTTTGTTGAGTGACCGCGAGAAACTTTGCCAGCTGTTGGAGCAGCAACCAAAATTAATGCAGATGCttcag GAAAGGTTAGGCCAGATGTAG